In Cicer arietinum cultivar CDC Frontier isolate Library 1 chromosome 7, Cicar.CDCFrontier_v2.0, whole genome shotgun sequence, the genomic window TGAACTCATATTCTTATATGTCGATATATTTGCAGTAATAACTGAgcttttaaaacataaaataaaaatgatgacTATTTTTTCTTGTATTAATGGTGGGGTTCGTGTCTAATGTCTAATATATGAGAGATATAATAGCGATGTCGATTAGACACTCATTTTTGGAGTGactaataattttatcttttcgagacaaaattaatatttcttgATTCTTTAAGTTATTATTGGGCGGTGCTTTGGAGCATTTGATAAGTAGTAGAATTTATCTTTCCTTGAAAGGGACGTTGATATTTGTACTCCACTAGCCAATTACTgccttttgtttaattaaaaaataataatatccctATGTAGCTTTTTGGCGATGGAATTAATTGGAGCTCTTCATATGTCTGTCATAATTTACTGAAGTAAATTAATCCTATATTTGATTGGGTGTTATATGAGCGGTGGTGCTCTTCCACAATTACTTTTAGAAGTACCAATGTGTAACTTCTAGTTCAAATGTGAAACACACAAAATTGGATTGATGGGGCAATTATTGGATTGTTCAAATTCTTATTAAATACTCTCGTTGGActcatttataagaaaaaaataataatttcacatttattaaaaatgataattaaatacatttaattttctcaaatttatgTCAAAACGTAAAtatgtttacttttttttttggtataaaaGGCAAATACAATTACAAACCTATCCTAATTATAATGATTATCTTCTTAAAAACTAAGAAATTAATTTAAGGATATTTTTGGAATAATATTAactatgaaaaaattaattgacatttgtttatatttaaactcTATGAACATAGACAGTTATTTTGTTCCAtgtagtattttttaatttgcaaGCTAGCTAGCTTCATGGGGGTATATAAACAGATTGGTCATTGTTGAAAAAAGGGGATGTAACTTGTTACAAGAGAATCCCTTTCTCTGCACAATTTAACTCTATGTGATGCTTTATTCTCTAACTGCAGGATTACACTGGTGACAGCGTGACGGCTGAGAACTTATATGCTGTTATTCTTGGGGACAAGAGTAAAGTAAAGGGTGGAAGTGGCAAGGTGATTAATAGCAAAGCTGAGGATAGGATATTTATCTATTACTCCGATCATGGAGGCCCGGGAGTTCTTGGTAAGTTATGCACTTAAGCAAGGATTTTAATCTTGCTTTATAGTTACCAATTTGTTAATGTCATGGAAAAATTGCATGTTTTACAATTTCTGGACTAATACACTCTTTGCACTTAAAATTTTTCCAAATATACATTTGATCATGTGATATAGTAATGGATTGTAGATAGTAAGTTTTACTTATGAGAATGATGAAATCAGAACTAGGTTTATCTTAGTGTATTGTGGTAAGTCACTACAATGAGCTTCAACAAAATCACGGTGCTACTGATTTTTCCAAACTCACCATCAATCCAAATATATCCAAATATAGACAGAAATTACAGCTCTAAGATTCCTTTTTATATTGTAGGAATGCCAAATATGCCGTATCTATATGCAATGGATTTTATCAATGTTTTGAAGAAGAAACATGCATCTAGAGGTTACAAAAAGATGGTAAGATTTCATTTCTCAGGTAGATGATGATTCGAAATGATGTGACTTTATGTTATAAGTCATGGAGGGGTTATTTTGTGGTCGTATAGGTAATATATGTGGAAGCTTGTGAAAGTGGTAGCATTTTTGAGGGTATAATGCcaaataatttgaatatttatgtGACAACTGCATCCAATGCACAAGAGAATAGTTGGGGAACTTATTGTCCTGGGTTGGATCCTGCTCCACCTCCTGAGTTCATCACTTGCCTTGGGGATTTGTATAGTGTTGCTTGGATGGAAGACAGGTATTTTTTTGTCTTTGCTATTTGATATTAAAGTAATGTTTTATGTTAGttgttatattagtttttttttctcgtCTTTTAACTCATCCAAGTCATTCAACTCTTATAGTTCAAACTAGTTGAGCTGAGTGAACTTGTTTGAACTATTTATAAGTGAAAATAGGTTGATTGATCATTCATTTAAAACATTTCCTCTGTTTTGAATGATGCAGCGAGACACACAATCTAAAAAGGGAAACGGTGAAAGAACAATACAAGTCggtaagatttttatttttaaaatgttatagcAATGTTGCCTTTGAGCATTAGCATTAAGTGAATGAAACAATTTATGTTTTTCATCTTGTGTAGGTGAAGGAAAGAACTTCAAATTCTAACAACTATGCATTAGGTTCTCATGTGATGCAATATGGTGATACCAACATTACAGATGAAAAGCTTTATTTATACCATGGTTTTAATCCTGCCACTGTGAATTTTCCTCCACACAATGGCAGATTAGAAACTAAAATGGAAGTTGTAAACCAAAGAGATGCAGAGCTTTTCTTCATGTGGCAATTGGTATGTATTTTCTATTGGCCTCAActtcaaattattatcaaacAAATATCTGTTCAAATAATTGTGTTGTAACTAAGATCTATGAATTGTTGGTTTTTGTAACAGTACAAGAGATTAGACCATGAAGCAGAAAAGAAGAGAGACATCCTTGAGAAGATTGCGGAGACAGTGAAACATAGGAATCATTTAGATGGTAGTGTGGAATTGGTTGGAGTTTTATTGTTTGGTCCAGAAAAAGGTTCTTCAGTTCTACAATCTGTGAGAGCACCTGGTCTACCTCTTGTTGATGATTGGGAATGCTTAAAATCAAGGGTAAACATAAATaactgatttatttattattaaaacaatattgtAAACTACAAAGCACAGACAAAAACACAAAAAGCAATTATAATTTGATGTGGGATACTAGACCAATCTTCAAACTACACATATTGTAAATGTTTTTACTGATGTTGAACTTGGTTTGTAGGTTCGCGTGTTTGAAACTCATTGTGGGTCACTGACCCAATATGGCATGAAACATATGCGGTCATTTGCCAACATTTGCAATAATGATATTTCTGAGACTTCCTTTGAGGAGGCATGTTTGAAAGCTTGCGGTGGGTATGATGTAGGGCTATTACATCCATCAAATGGAGGTTATAGTGCTTGATTTTGGGTGGTTTACACTACCTAGAGTCTTAGCAAAAATTGCAAATACACTAGTTTATGTTTCTTGTGTAAAACATGTTCTCTCAACATAATGTGTACTGTTTGTTTTGGATTATTAAAGAGTAAGCAGGGAACAAAATGGGCCAGCTCAGCCCAAGATGTATATGTGGATaatgttattttcttttcaGAGAGTACTGGTTAGGAGAGGATGAGTGTTTTAGTATTGGTAGTGCATATGCGTGTCATactttttctaataaaataagacaAATTAGTTTAGGATATTAGCGTATTCCGGTCCCTTCtttctataattattttattttattagaagtTCTCTCTTCCCTCTTAAGCTAAAGATAGGCTGTTCTTAGTTTCATACTGGCATTtactttgatgaatttgataattattatctttgtctatatataattttttttgtgcaTTTATTAACACTATGGATAGTTAATTTTGTTGGAGAATTTGAACTCTAGACATCTTTATCACGGTATATTTCTTATACTTCTTGTACTGCAAATTAGGATTTACAATGAACTACAGCCCAATTCTTTTATGACAGATTGTTAAACAAACCATGCATTCCCCAGATTTTGGGCCTAAACTTTTGCTAAATTGCTTGGCTCGATGGTGTCCATCCTTGTTCTCTTATTATAAGAACCTAATcagatataaatataattttaattatttatcttttaatttaatatttattttaattatttatttatttaaatattttttatgaaggttctatttagtcttttaattatataattattgtcataaactataaagtaaaaatatagaAAGGAATCCAACTCTTTTAAAGTAAACAATTCATTTAGAGAATAAAGTAAGGAATATtaactattaaataataaattaaaggtaGATATTATAGATACATTATAATTAATCATGAGTTTCTTATAATAAtagttattgattttttttaaaatttattcattttataaaataaaaattcatttaaaaaaatttacatatgttttaaaatatgtaataatttttttaagtttaagtcCATTATTGGGTTAAGTgacttatttttgaaataatattatattagatatatattaataactatTAGAAgtgattttaataattatatgttataattttaattgtgatcatgaaaatgatataaatatataacttataaaagataaaaaaaataaaatgaattaaaataaaaataaaatactaaaatgaatattaaataaatgtttttctttagtggaagataaaattttaaaattttcaaaaatttgtattttgaatttcCAAAGAGGTTttcgaaaatataaattttaaattttcaacaaaaatttgtgcttcaattttatttttatattttttaaaatacaaatttgaatttaacaGACTAgggaaaaatattttaacaaaaaaaaaatattaaataaaatagtttaagtaAAATATGAGATAAGAGTACAATTTAATaagtatatattaaatttttatgtgttttataatataaattcttgaattttaagttttttcttctttcgtttaattaataattgtttGAATGACAATCAATATTTTGATTGGTTAGTTTTTTTGTCATTTACTTTATTTATCGGTGAAGACAAAGAAAATTTTTCATCTAATTTGATCAgcttttattgattaatttgaaCTAAGCGGAATGGCAATGTTGCTTTTAGATAAATTTGTGAAAaagaataatatcatcaatcaaataaaaagatTGTCGTGGATTTGGttcataaaaattgaaaatagaaattttattttattttattcgtgttgtttatttttatattgaaataatatttgaattgtaaCTTTTGTGAATATGACACACAATAAGAAGAGTTGCAATCCATTTCCAGTTAGTTCGTCGTTGGTTTTGCTATAGTTAGTTCCTCGTTGGTTTCTTCTGACACTTTTCAACAAGGCAACAGTAAATATACTGATAGGTTGTCTTTCACTAAATTCATCGGTACAAACAACGTTGATTATCAATTCTATATACTATTTGTTCCTAATTATAAATATCTGTTAGGAAAACAATTTATCtataattataatcattttttaaattactagacagatttaatattattttttcaaatatatttttattaattctacaattttatcttaaaagataaaaatgcaaGATTGTATATGTTTATGTACACagtatatttttagaaatatctaaatataaaatgggtatattaaattacttttcacatttcttaatttcttaacaagaaaaatataaaagatatttataaacaaggacaaaaataatattctttaagaaaatataaattttatgtaggaattaaagaaacaattcatTTGTTCATTGAAAgtaatggtttttcaaacttcaaatactattttatcaaattcaaaaactaatatactatacattttatattctaaatttattattaaatatcacgcaaattcaaaagaattcaaaggatttatgaaagattaatgaagactaacatgcaaattcaaagataaaagatactcatagtttttatgtgtattgtaattttttgtttgtaatgggaaaattatttttctttagtattttgtgtgtagtactaaaatgaataatattttatcactTGATAGagcaaaatttatatgaattcttaaatgtcatgtatcagcaaaaattttatgaattcttaaatgtcatgtatttcatataaacaacataggttgaataataaaaataaaaattcattattaagttacttacatctttacatttactaatttacttattttatatatgtccatatccattattttaaaaattcttatttcatctaatctaattatttaattttttttaataattattgtttttatttgtttaaaattaaacgtattgttttataataagttttttggaaagaaaaaatattttttg contains:
- the LOC101491855 gene encoding legumain, translating into MAVDSKKMCSKNVLSSWPLILLLLSFHGTAARLNRFEWDSVIRLPTEPVDADSDEGGTRWAVLVAGSSGYGNYRHQADVCHAYQLLVKGGVKEENIVVFMYDDIAQNELNPRPGVIINHPQGPDVYAGVPKDYTGDSVTAENLYAVILGDKSKVKGGSGKVINSKAEDRIFIYYSDHGGPGVLGMPNMPYLYAMDFINVLKKKHASRGYKKMVIYVEACESGSIFEGIMPNNLNIYVTTASNAQENSWGTYCPGLDPAPPPEFITCLGDLYSVAWMEDSETHNLKRETVKEQYKSVKERTSNSNNYALGSHVMQYGDTNITDEKLYLYHGFNPATVNFPPHNGRLETKMEVVNQRDAELFFMWQLYKRLDHEAEKKRDILEKIAETVKHRNHLDGSVELVGVLLFGPEKGSSVLQSVRAPGLPLVDDWECLKSRVRVFETHCGSLTQYGMKHMRSFANICNNDISETSFEEACLKACGGYDVGLLHPSNGGYSA